The following proteins come from a genomic window of Macrobrachium rosenbergii isolate ZJJX-2024 chromosome 39, ASM4041242v1, whole genome shotgun sequence:
- the LOC136825664 gene encoding neural-cadherin-like isoform X1 codes for MATAEWMVQHARTTHAAGQLKAVPDEPSAILANTDRKRTQRKRLTRGRTARTSGKTLLLRWILAPLVVTMAANVLLPILFPLSDELDYPNVTKFLRMGLADKNDHPPFFEHNLYEVEVDEDEAINQTILSLNATDLDEVSLPELQIVEGNEDGTFAVGNLTGEVYLAQPLDYETKNRYNLLLLVSDGRHEGGATLQVNVKDINDNPPVFDRRLYEAEITEEDDRDLPRRLVTVRVTDDDIDRPEDIVFSLSGQGIDIENPENSHFAIDPSTGEIFVRKPLDRDYPGGRPRWGLTVFAQDEGGTGLVSYSEFVVKLKDVNDNPPRFTQAIYYGNVTENGTSGLEVITMKADDYDDPNEGTNAQLTYSIEKNVIDEVTGQPLFLVESNTGVVRTAVCCLDREETQDYLIQVVATDGGGLKGTGTVSILVLDINDKPPMFAKEEWVTETDETEGLDLPVQPILTVSVFDEDEKNTFLYKVIESSGFGADKFVMVTNPDGTGSLKVIKPLDYEDPKQRGGFKFQIQVSDLGENKITEPYHVATSWVKVKLKDINDNEPQFLKGSGEVQVLENSPIGTSLTTIIATDPDKEGESKVYYKIHKSSDRYRQFSIDGSGTLRVQRNLDRERNPTHLLRIVAMDDEVPPKSATMLLAVKVMDVNDNYPIFLEDYRPIIPENEPPRKVAEILATDIDDPAMKNGPPFHFWLDPKASPAIKTSFRVENIPRGLNEDGMAVVFSLREFDREEQKEYFVPIVIKDSGVPSMMGTSTLTVTIGDKNDHQMQPGKKDILFYSYMGQTHGTPVGRVYVEDKDDWDLSEKTFVWENSPHPNFKLEEDSGMIIMKYVPSKSSYNLNFFVHDRKHSQSNVKASVSVQVRHIPETAVENAGSIRIGNMTDTEFISQWDYKTNKLVRSKADQLRDKIAKLFGLKIYSVDLFSIQMKQERPPVTDVFFSVYDSQYYQSVKINGVVLRHRTAIEKAVGIKISMVGINECMAENLHCDGSCTNKFLISKSQYLIDANRTSFVGVHTRVVPECVCGARNFSTEVSCRPNPCLNRGRCLQEKYSVHCECSKGYDGPQCQILTRTFLGNGFAWFPPLEVCKNTHISVEFLSQEPEGLIFYNGPITTPTANEFATTDFIALELEKGQLRLLVDFGSGTLQLKVNTTTSLDDDKWHRVDIYWDKEDVRLDVDHCRQVPLQEEDNGIKGRADISRCRASGTIPPFNEYLNVNSPLQVGGLAHPPLPAGSYRWHHLPHGHHFKGCIRKLMVNSHFYDFANPALHSNTEKGCSYFDKVCTTNSTLAGCGPNGICSGSISQPVCLCDAGWTGAACDEQTIPSYFENQSYAKYALSFKPSSFHTDIQLRFRTWEKSGELLRMSNQHSALYGILEISENRLQFRFNLNALKLEENLVRLSMVNVSDGLWHSVVVKRYGTIVILTMDGGEGRNYNETSSQSNNELLDVNPQGGVTVGGRVQFSSIDVFMVHNDYNHSCLDDVRIEGKSLPLPPYLSGTQWAQATAFHNLASHCISRDQCLNVNCITPFICKDLWMRHECGCPEGSILTKDNRGCLDEDECLSGPCENGGICSNQQPSYVCHCPTGYYGDNCELVQEVSPLQPSLPAVAAIIVCILIVLVMMAVLLVCFCQKRRRRFSKDEGSQEGTEMTSKFKDDRGGGGRVLGEGEVTVLDLTALSVPTVSVVANGGTLIPKVKDVEDSIEMKVTMTNLDVVVASHPEMQRKYVTHQQHPSSYDDVRNYAYEGGGGSSSAGNSFSSLGDRQQQTKF; via the exons TGTCTCTGCCTGAATTACAGATCGTGGAAGGCAATGAGGACGGAACTTTCGCCGTTGGGAACTTGACAGGAGAAGTCTACCTGGCTCAACCGCTCGACTACGAAACAAAAAATAGG TACAACCTGCTCTTACTAGTTTCGGACGGCCGCCACGAGGGCGGCGCCACTCTACAGGTGAACGTGAAAGATATCAACGACAATCCTCCGGTGTTCGACAGGCGTCTGTACGAGGCGGAAATCACGGAAGAGGACGACCGGGATTTGCCTCGGAGGCTTGTCACG GTGCGCGTGACCGACGACGACATTGACAGACCGGAAGATATAGTGTTCTCCCTCTCGGGCCAAGGCATCGATATCGAAAATCCTGAGAATTCGCACTTCGCCATCGACCCTTCGACGGGAGAAATCTTCGTCAGGAAG CCACTCGACCGTGATTACCCCGGAGGTCGACCCCGCTGGGGACTAACGGTGTTTGCTCAGGACGAAGGAGGGACGGGACTTGTGAGTTACAGCGAGTTTGTTGTCAAACTGAAAGACGTCAACGATAACCCTCCCAGATTTACTCAG GCCATTTATTATGGAAATGTAACAGAAAATGGAACGAGTGGATTGGAGGTCATTACTATGAAAGCTGATGATTATGACGACCCTAATGAAGGTACAAACGCCCAGCTGACTTATTCCATAGAAAAGAATGTCATTGATGAAGTCACTGGTCAGCCGTTGTTCCTTGTGGAATCAAACACTGGAGTAGTCAGAACTGCTGTTTGCTGTCTGGACAGGGAAGAAACTCAAGATTACCTTATCCAAGTAGTCGCTACTGATGGAGGGGGCCTTAAAG GAACTGGCACAGTGAGCATTCTAGTGTTGGACATCAACGATAAACCTCCAATGTTCGCCAAGGAGGAATGGGTCACTGAAACGGATGAAACAGAAGGTTTAGATTTACCTGTTCAGCCTATTCTGACAGTTTCTGTTTTcgatgaagatgaaaaaaatacttttttgtacAAAGTCATTGAGTCGTCTGGGTTTGGAGCTGACAAGTTTGTGATGGTTACCAACCCAGATGGAACTGGCTCATTAAAGGTTATCAAACCTCTAGACTACGAAGACCCTAAACAAAGAGGTGGTTTCAAATTTCAGATCCAAGTAAGTGATttgggtgaaaataaaataacagagccATATCATGTAGCAACGTCATGGGTGAAGGTGAAGTTAAAAGATATCAATGATAATGAACCACAGTTTCTTAAAGGTAGTGGTGAAGTTCAAGTGTTGGAAAATTCACCAATTGGAACTAGTTTGACAACTATAATAGCAACAGACCCTGACAAAGAAGGGGAAAGTAAAGTTTACTATAAAATTCACAAATCATCTGACAGATACAGACAATTCTCCATTGATGGGTCAGGAACTCTGAGAGTGCAGAGGAATTTGGACAGAGAACGTAATCCAACCCACTTATTGAGAATTGTGGCAATGGATGATGAAGTGCCTCCAAAGAGTGCCACCATGTTACTCGCTGTTAAAGTTATGGATGTCAATGATAATTATCCAATATTTCTTGAAGATTACCGTCCAATTATACCTGAAAATGAGCCTCCAAGAAAAGTGGCTGAGATTCTAGCAACAGACATCGATGATCCAGCCATGAAAAATGGGCCCCCTTTCCATTTTTGGCTGGACCCAAAGGCATCACCTGCCATCAAAACTTCCTTCAGAGTCGAAAATATTCCGAGGGGGTTGAATGAAGATGGCATGGCTGTCGTTTTTTCGCTTAGAGAGTTTGATCGTGAAGAACAAAAGGAGTACTTTGTTCCTATTGTTATCAAAGACTCGGGTGTTCCTTCTATGATGGGCACTTCAACACTGACAGTTACTATAGGAGATAAAAATGACCATCAAATGCAACCTGGGAAGAAAGACATTTTGTTTTACAGTTATATGGGTCAGACACACGGCACCCCAGTTGGACGAGTGTATGTTGAAGATAAAGATGACTGGGATTTGAGTGAGAAGACTTTTGTTTGGGAAAATTCTCCCCATCCAAACTTTAAACTTGAGGAAGATAGTGGTATGATCATAATGAAATATGTCCCAAGTAAAAGTTCATACAATCTCAACTTTTTTGTGCATGACCGTAAACATTCTCAGTCTAATGTGAAAGCTAGTGTTTCGGTGCAAGTCAGGCATATTCCAGAAACAGCAGTGGAAAATGCAGGTTCCATCCGAATTGGAAACATGACAGACACTGAATTCATAAGTCAGTGGGATTACAAGACAAATAAACTTGTCCGCAGTAAAGCAGACCAGCTTCGAGACAAAATAGCAAAGTTATTTGGTTTAAAGATATATAGTGTGGATCTCTTTAGtatacaaatgaaacaagaaagacCACCTGTGACTGACGTCTTCTTTTCAGTTTATGATTCCCAATATTAtcagtcagtaaaaataaatggagtGGTGTTAAGGCACAGAACAGCGATAGAAAAAGCAGTAGGGATTAAAATAAGTATGGTTGGTATAAACGAATGTATGGCTGAAAACTTACATTGTGATGGATCGTgtacaaataaatttctaatttctaAAAGTCAGTATTTGATAGATGCTAATAGAACTTCTTTCGTGGGTGTTCATACTCGTGTTGTACCTGAATGTGTTTGTGGTGCTAGAAATTTTTCTACTGAAGTTTCATGCCGTCCAAATCCTTGTTTAAATCGTGGTCGATGTCTTCAAGAAAAATACAGTGTTCACTGTGAATGTTCAAAGGGATATGATGGGCCACAATGCCAAATTCTAACTAGAACGTTTCTTGGAAATGGTTTTGCTTGGTTCCCCCCATTAGAAGTGTGTAAAAATACCCATATAAGTGTAGAATTTCTTTCTCAAGAACCAGAGGGGCTAATATTCTATAATGGACCAATTACAACTCCAacagcaaatgagtttgctacAACAGACTTCATAGCACTGGAGCTGGAGAAGGGCCAATTAAGGCTCTTAGTAGATTTTGGATCAGGAACTCTGCAACTCAAGGTGAATACAACAACGAGCTTGGATGATGACAAGTGGCACAGAGTTGACATCTACTGGGACAAAGAG GATGTCAGACTTGATGTGGATCACTGTAGACAAGTTCCTCTTCAAGAAGAAGATAATGGGATAAAAGGAAGAGCTGATATCTCCAGATGCCGAGCTTCTGGTACCATCCCTCCATTCAATGAATACTTGAACGTCAACAGCCCCCTCCAGGTAGGGGGTTTGGCTCATCCCCCACTTCCAGCTGGGTCTTACAGATGGCACCACTTACCTCATGGTCATCACTTTAAAGGGTGCATTAGGAAACTTATGGTGAATAGCCATTTTTATGACTTTGCTAATCCTGCTCTCCATAGCAATACTGAAAAGGGATGTTCTTATTTTGATAAAGTGTGCACCACAAACTCTACACTGGCTGGCTGTGGGCCCAATGGCATCTGTTCTGGTTCTATAAGTCAACCTGTGTGTCTGTGCGATGCTGGGTGGACAGGGGCAGCCTGTGATGAGCAAACAATACCATCTTATTTCGAAAACCAGTCTTATGCTAAATATGCTCTATCGTTTAAACCTAGTTCTTTCCACACTGACATTCAGTTAAGATTTCGAACCTGGGAGAAATCTGGTGAGCTTTTACGAATGTCCAACCAACACAGTGCATTATACGGTATTCTAGAGATAAGTGAAAATCGTTTACAATTCCGATTCAACCTGAATGCCTTAAAACTAGAAGAAAATCTTGTCCGCTTGTCAATGGTAAATGTAAGTGATGGGTTATGGCATTCAGTGGTGGTGAAGCGGTATGGGACAATTGTTATCCTTACTATGGATGGTGGAGAAGGTCGCAATTATAATGAAACTTCATCACAGTCAAACAATGAGCTATTAGACGTCAATCCTCAAGGAGGAGTTACTGTTGGTGGCAGGGTCCAGTTCTCTAGCATTGATGTTTTCATGGTACACAATGATTATAATCATA GTTGTCTAGATGACGTTAGAATAGAAGGCAAATCGTTACCTCTTCCTCCATATCTCAGTGGTACTCAGTGGGCACAGGCCACTGCCTTCCATAATTTAGCCTCACACTGCATCTCGCGAGACCAGTGCCTTAATGTGAACTGCATAACTCCTTTTATTTGTAAAGATTTATGGATGAGACACGAATGTGG GTGTCCAGAAGGAAGCATTTTAACCAAAGATAATCGAGGGTGCTTGGACGAAGACGAGTGTCTGTCTGGACCCTGTGAAAATGGTGGTATTTGCAGCAACCAGCAGCCGTCATATGTATGCCACTGCCCTACAGGTTACTATGGAGACAACTGTGAGCTAGTTCAAGAAGTTAGCCCACTGCAACCAAGTTTACCTGCCGTTGCTGCTATCATTGTCTGTATTCTGATTGTTCTAG TAATGATGGCCGTATTACTCGTGTGCTTCTGTCAAAAGCGAAGACGCCGATTCTCCAAAGACGAGGGGAGCCAAGAGGGAACGGAGATGACCTCAAAATTCAAGGACGACAGAGGCGGCGGTGGAAGAGTCCTGGGGGAAGGGGAAGTCACCGTGTTGGACCTGACAGCCTTAAGCGTCCCTACTGTCTCTGTCGTGGCTAATGGGGGGACCTTGATTCCGAAAGTGAAGG ACGTGGAGGATAGCATAGAAATGAAAGTGACCATGACCAACTTGGACGTAGTGGTGGCGAGCCACCCCGAAATGCAGCGAAAGTACGTAACCCATCAACAACATCCATCCAGTTACGACGACGTTCGGAACTACGCCTAcgagggaggaggaggcagtTCGTCTGCGGGaaactccttttcttctctcGG GGACAGACAGCAACAAACTAAGTTTTGA
- the LOC136825664 gene encoding neural-cadherin-like isoform X2, with translation MDAILRVITNSTLLVTKFLRMGLADKNDHPPFFEHNLYEVEVDEDEAINQTILSLNATDLDEVSLPELQIVEGNEDGTFAVGNLTGEVYLAQPLDYETKNRYNLLLLVSDGRHEGGATLQVNVKDINDNPPVFDRRLYEAEITEEDDRDLPRRLVTVRVTDDDIDRPEDIVFSLSGQGIDIENPENSHFAIDPSTGEIFVRKPLDRDYPGGRPRWGLTVFAQDEGGTGLVSYSEFVVKLKDVNDNPPRFTQAIYYGNVTENGTSGLEVITMKADDYDDPNEGTNAQLTYSIEKNVIDEVTGQPLFLVESNTGVVRTAVCCLDREETQDYLIQVVATDGGGLKGTGTVSILVLDINDKPPMFAKEEWVTETDETEGLDLPVQPILTVSVFDEDEKNTFLYKVIESSGFGADKFVMVTNPDGTGSLKVIKPLDYEDPKQRGGFKFQIQVSDLGENKITEPYHVATSWVKVKLKDINDNEPQFLKGSGEVQVLENSPIGTSLTTIIATDPDKEGESKVYYKIHKSSDRYRQFSIDGSGTLRVQRNLDRERNPTHLLRIVAMDDEVPPKSATMLLAVKVMDVNDNYPIFLEDYRPIIPENEPPRKVAEILATDIDDPAMKNGPPFHFWLDPKASPAIKTSFRVENIPRGLNEDGMAVVFSLREFDREEQKEYFVPIVIKDSGVPSMMGTSTLTVTIGDKNDHQMQPGKKDILFYSYMGQTHGTPVGRVYVEDKDDWDLSEKTFVWENSPHPNFKLEEDSGMIIMKYVPSKSSYNLNFFVHDRKHSQSNVKASVSVQVRHIPETAVENAGSIRIGNMTDTEFISQWDYKTNKLVRSKADQLRDKIAKLFGLKIYSVDLFSIQMKQERPPVTDVFFSVYDSQYYQSVKINGVVLRHRTAIEKAVGIKISMVGINECMAENLHCDGSCTNKFLISKSQYLIDANRTSFVGVHTRVVPECVCGARNFSTEVSCRPNPCLNRGRCLQEKYSVHCECSKGYDGPQCQILTRTFLGNGFAWFPPLEVCKNTHISVEFLSQEPEGLIFYNGPITTPTANEFATTDFIALELEKGQLRLLVDFGSGTLQLKVNTTTSLDDDKWHRVDIYWDKEDVRLDVDHCRQVPLQEEDNGIKGRADISRCRASGTIPPFNEYLNVNSPLQVGGLAHPPLPAGSYRWHHLPHGHHFKGCIRKLMVNSHFYDFANPALHSNTEKGCSYFDKVCTTNSTLAGCGPNGICSGSISQPVCLCDAGWTGAACDEQTIPSYFENQSYAKYALSFKPSSFHTDIQLRFRTWEKSGELLRMSNQHSALYGILEISENRLQFRFNLNALKLEENLVRLSMVNVSDGLWHSVVVKRYGTIVILTMDGGEGRNYNETSSQSNNELLDVNPQGGVTVGGRVQFSSIDVFMVHNDYNHSCLDDVRIEGKSLPLPPYLSGTQWAQATAFHNLASHCISRDQCLNVNCITPFICKDLWMRHECGCPEGSILTKDNRGCLDEDECLSGPCENGGICSNQQPSYVCHCPTGYYGDNCELVQEVSPLQPSLPAVAAIIVCILIVLVMMAVLLVCFCQKRRRRFSKDEGSQEGTEMTSKFKDDRGGGGRVLGEGEVTVLDLTALSVPTVSVVANGGTLIPKVKDVEDSIEMKVTMTNLDVVVASHPEMQRKYVTHQQHPSSYDDVRNYAYEGGGGSSSAGNSFSSLGSGTDSNKLSFDDLRGWGPRFYILADMYTEGESEEEEVEKEGADHIVQKQEKRKGKGII, from the exons TGTCTCTGCCTGAATTACAGATCGTGGAAGGCAATGAGGACGGAACTTTCGCCGTTGGGAACTTGACAGGAGAAGTCTACCTGGCTCAACCGCTCGACTACGAAACAAAAAATAGG TACAACCTGCTCTTACTAGTTTCGGACGGCCGCCACGAGGGCGGCGCCACTCTACAGGTGAACGTGAAAGATATCAACGACAATCCTCCGGTGTTCGACAGGCGTCTGTACGAGGCGGAAATCACGGAAGAGGACGACCGGGATTTGCCTCGGAGGCTTGTCACG GTGCGCGTGACCGACGACGACATTGACAGACCGGAAGATATAGTGTTCTCCCTCTCGGGCCAAGGCATCGATATCGAAAATCCTGAGAATTCGCACTTCGCCATCGACCCTTCGACGGGAGAAATCTTCGTCAGGAAG CCACTCGACCGTGATTACCCCGGAGGTCGACCCCGCTGGGGACTAACGGTGTTTGCTCAGGACGAAGGAGGGACGGGACTTGTGAGTTACAGCGAGTTTGTTGTCAAACTGAAAGACGTCAACGATAACCCTCCCAGATTTACTCAG GCCATTTATTATGGAAATGTAACAGAAAATGGAACGAGTGGATTGGAGGTCATTACTATGAAAGCTGATGATTATGACGACCCTAATGAAGGTACAAACGCCCAGCTGACTTATTCCATAGAAAAGAATGTCATTGATGAAGTCACTGGTCAGCCGTTGTTCCTTGTGGAATCAAACACTGGAGTAGTCAGAACTGCTGTTTGCTGTCTGGACAGGGAAGAAACTCAAGATTACCTTATCCAAGTAGTCGCTACTGATGGAGGGGGCCTTAAAG GAACTGGCACAGTGAGCATTCTAGTGTTGGACATCAACGATAAACCTCCAATGTTCGCCAAGGAGGAATGGGTCACTGAAACGGATGAAACAGAAGGTTTAGATTTACCTGTTCAGCCTATTCTGACAGTTTCTGTTTTcgatgaagatgaaaaaaatacttttttgtacAAAGTCATTGAGTCGTCTGGGTTTGGAGCTGACAAGTTTGTGATGGTTACCAACCCAGATGGAACTGGCTCATTAAAGGTTATCAAACCTCTAGACTACGAAGACCCTAAACAAAGAGGTGGTTTCAAATTTCAGATCCAAGTAAGTGATttgggtgaaaataaaataacagagccATATCATGTAGCAACGTCATGGGTGAAGGTGAAGTTAAAAGATATCAATGATAATGAACCACAGTTTCTTAAAGGTAGTGGTGAAGTTCAAGTGTTGGAAAATTCACCAATTGGAACTAGTTTGACAACTATAATAGCAACAGACCCTGACAAAGAAGGGGAAAGTAAAGTTTACTATAAAATTCACAAATCATCTGACAGATACAGACAATTCTCCATTGATGGGTCAGGAACTCTGAGAGTGCAGAGGAATTTGGACAGAGAACGTAATCCAACCCACTTATTGAGAATTGTGGCAATGGATGATGAAGTGCCTCCAAAGAGTGCCACCATGTTACTCGCTGTTAAAGTTATGGATGTCAATGATAATTATCCAATATTTCTTGAAGATTACCGTCCAATTATACCTGAAAATGAGCCTCCAAGAAAAGTGGCTGAGATTCTAGCAACAGACATCGATGATCCAGCCATGAAAAATGGGCCCCCTTTCCATTTTTGGCTGGACCCAAAGGCATCACCTGCCATCAAAACTTCCTTCAGAGTCGAAAATATTCCGAGGGGGTTGAATGAAGATGGCATGGCTGTCGTTTTTTCGCTTAGAGAGTTTGATCGTGAAGAACAAAAGGAGTACTTTGTTCCTATTGTTATCAAAGACTCGGGTGTTCCTTCTATGATGGGCACTTCAACACTGACAGTTACTATAGGAGATAAAAATGACCATCAAATGCAACCTGGGAAGAAAGACATTTTGTTTTACAGTTATATGGGTCAGACACACGGCACCCCAGTTGGACGAGTGTATGTTGAAGATAAAGATGACTGGGATTTGAGTGAGAAGACTTTTGTTTGGGAAAATTCTCCCCATCCAAACTTTAAACTTGAGGAAGATAGTGGTATGATCATAATGAAATATGTCCCAAGTAAAAGTTCATACAATCTCAACTTTTTTGTGCATGACCGTAAACATTCTCAGTCTAATGTGAAAGCTAGTGTTTCGGTGCAAGTCAGGCATATTCCAGAAACAGCAGTGGAAAATGCAGGTTCCATCCGAATTGGAAACATGACAGACACTGAATTCATAAGTCAGTGGGATTACAAGACAAATAAACTTGTCCGCAGTAAAGCAGACCAGCTTCGAGACAAAATAGCAAAGTTATTTGGTTTAAAGATATATAGTGTGGATCTCTTTAGtatacaaatgaaacaagaaagacCACCTGTGACTGACGTCTTCTTTTCAGTTTATGATTCCCAATATTAtcagtcagtaaaaataaatggagtGGTGTTAAGGCACAGAACAGCGATAGAAAAAGCAGTAGGGATTAAAATAAGTATGGTTGGTATAAACGAATGTATGGCTGAAAACTTACATTGTGATGGATCGTgtacaaataaatttctaatttctaAAAGTCAGTATTTGATAGATGCTAATAGAACTTCTTTCGTGGGTGTTCATACTCGTGTTGTACCTGAATGTGTTTGTGGTGCTAGAAATTTTTCTACTGAAGTTTCATGCCGTCCAAATCCTTGTTTAAATCGTGGTCGATGTCTTCAAGAAAAATACAGTGTTCACTGTGAATGTTCAAAGGGATATGATGGGCCACAATGCCAAATTCTAACTAGAACGTTTCTTGGAAATGGTTTTGCTTGGTTCCCCCCATTAGAAGTGTGTAAAAATACCCATATAAGTGTAGAATTTCTTTCTCAAGAACCAGAGGGGCTAATATTCTATAATGGACCAATTACAACTCCAacagcaaatgagtttgctacAACAGACTTCATAGCACTGGAGCTGGAGAAGGGCCAATTAAGGCTCTTAGTAGATTTTGGATCAGGAACTCTGCAACTCAAGGTGAATACAACAACGAGCTTGGATGATGACAAGTGGCACAGAGTTGACATCTACTGGGACAAAGAG GATGTCAGACTTGATGTGGATCACTGTAGACAAGTTCCTCTTCAAGAAGAAGATAATGGGATAAAAGGAAGAGCTGATATCTCCAGATGCCGAGCTTCTGGTACCATCCCTCCATTCAATGAATACTTGAACGTCAACAGCCCCCTCCAGGTAGGGGGTTTGGCTCATCCCCCACTTCCAGCTGGGTCTTACAGATGGCACCACTTACCTCATGGTCATCACTTTAAAGGGTGCATTAGGAAACTTATGGTGAATAGCCATTTTTATGACTTTGCTAATCCTGCTCTCCATAGCAATACTGAAAAGGGATGTTCTTATTTTGATAAAGTGTGCACCACAAACTCTACACTGGCTGGCTGTGGGCCCAATGGCATCTGTTCTGGTTCTATAAGTCAACCTGTGTGTCTGTGCGATGCTGGGTGGACAGGGGCAGCCTGTGATGAGCAAACAATACCATCTTATTTCGAAAACCAGTCTTATGCTAAATATGCTCTATCGTTTAAACCTAGTTCTTTCCACACTGACATTCAGTTAAGATTTCGAACCTGGGAGAAATCTGGTGAGCTTTTACGAATGTCCAACCAACACAGTGCATTATACGGTATTCTAGAGATAAGTGAAAATCGTTTACAATTCCGATTCAACCTGAATGCCTTAAAACTAGAAGAAAATCTTGTCCGCTTGTCAATGGTAAATGTAAGTGATGGGTTATGGCATTCAGTGGTGGTGAAGCGGTATGGGACAATTGTTATCCTTACTATGGATGGTGGAGAAGGTCGCAATTATAATGAAACTTCATCACAGTCAAACAATGAGCTATTAGACGTCAATCCTCAAGGAGGAGTTACTGTTGGTGGCAGGGTCCAGTTCTCTAGCATTGATGTTTTCATGGTACACAATGATTATAATCATA GTTGTCTAGATGACGTTAGAATAGAAGGCAAATCGTTACCTCTTCCTCCATATCTCAGTGGTACTCAGTGGGCACAGGCCACTGCCTTCCATAATTTAGCCTCACACTGCATCTCGCGAGACCAGTGCCTTAATGTGAACTGCATAACTCCTTTTATTTGTAAAGATTTATGGATGAGACACGAATGTGG GTGTCCAGAAGGAAGCATTTTAACCAAAGATAATCGAGGGTGCTTGGACGAAGACGAGTGTCTGTCTGGACCCTGTGAAAATGGTGGTATTTGCAGCAACCAGCAGCCGTCATATGTATGCCACTGCCCTACAGGTTACTATGGAGACAACTGTGAGCTAGTTCAAGAAGTTAGCCCACTGCAACCAAGTTTACCTGCCGTTGCTGCTATCATTGTCTGTATTCTGATTGTTCTAG TAATGATGGCCGTATTACTCGTGTGCTTCTGTCAAAAGCGAAGACGCCGATTCTCCAAAGACGAGGGGAGCCAAGAGGGAACGGAGATGACCTCAAAATTCAAGGACGACAGAGGCGGCGGTGGAAGAGTCCTGGGGGAAGGGGAAGTCACCGTGTTGGACCTGACAGCCTTAAGCGTCCCTACTGTCTCTGTCGTGGCTAATGGGGGGACCTTGATTCCGAAAGTGAAGG ACGTGGAGGATAGCATAGAAATGAAAGTGACCATGACCAACTTGGACGTAGTGGTGGCGAGCCACCCCGAAATGCAGCGAAAGTACGTAACCCATCAACAACATCCATCCAGTTACGACGACGTTCGGAACTACGCCTAcgagggaggaggaggcagtTCGTCTGCGGGaaactccttttcttctctcGGGTCTG GGACAGACAGCAACAAACTAAGTTTTGACGACCTCAGAGGATGGGGACCACGTTTTTACATCCTCGCTGACATGTATACGGAAGGagaatctgaagaagaagaagtagagaaaGAAGGGGCAGACCATATAGTGCAAAAACaggagaagagaaagggaaagggaatcATTTGA